Genomic DNA from Lutibacter sp. A80:
AAGCTAATAGTAATGAACAATAAAGAAATACATAAAATGACTCCAATACTAGATAAAATGGTAGCAAAAAAACACGGTTTTAGCGTGCCAGAAGCCTATTTTAATACTATTGAAGATGGTGTATTTGCTGAAATAATTACTTCAAAAATTAATGTAAATAAAACAAACTTTAAAGCTCCAAACGCTTATTTCGACACTGTTGAAGAGAATATTATTTCTAAACTTAAAACATATATAATTAAAAAAGAAACAGCACATTCAGTACCCGAAGGGTATTTTGAAACACTAGAAGATCAAGTTTTAAACAAAATTAAAACTACTTCAAAAGTTAGAACACTAAAAAAAGTTTCAAAATATATAGCTCCACTAGCAATTGCAGCTTCTTTTCTACTAATTTTTATATTGAACAATACACAAGACACAATTACTTTTGATAATTTAACTACTTCAGAAATTGAAGATTTTATAGATAATGATATGCTTCATTATGATGCCGAAAGTTTAGCAGCTATTTTTCCTGAAGTATCTCTAGATGATCTAAATTATACCGAAACTATACCTGATGCAGATGTTGTAAACTATTTAAACGAAAATGATATAGATGCATTATTATTAGAAAATTAAACCTACTAGAAATGAAAAAATTATTATATATATCGTTAATTTTATTAATTGCAACAAATTCTGTTGTTGGTCAAAAAAAGAATAGACAAAATATAAAATTGTTAAAAACCGCATTTATTACAAATGCTATAACTTTAAAACCAGTTGAAGCTGAAAAATTTTGGCCAGTATACAACCAATACACAAATAAAATTCAACAGTTAAAAGTTGACTTAGAAAATAGCAAAACACAAGAATTTAAAAATTCTGGAGGAATTGATAGTTTATCAGAATCTGATGCTCAAAAAGTTTTAGATCAATATTTACTTTATGAAAAAGAAGTTTATGAAACTAAAATTAGTATGATTAAAGACCTTTCAACTATAATTTCAGCACATCAAATTATAAAATTGCAAAAAGCGGAACGCGATTTTAATAAACGAATGTTGCAAGAATACGGTAGAAGAAAAAGAATGGGACAATAGTAGTATTTAAACTCTACATACTCCTACTCTACTAACAATTTTACTTTGGAAGTTTTATTTTTAAAGCTTCTACAATATTATATGCAGCCGGACAAATTTCTGTGTTTTTAATAGTTAGATCAGCAATTTGAATAAATTTTCGTCTATCTGTGTGTGGATATTCACTACAAGCTTTTGGACGAACATCATAAATCATACACATATTATCATTTAAATCTAAAAAAGCACAAGGAGCAGTTTTTAGCACATAAAAATTATCAGCATCTAACTCTAAATACTGAGTTGTAAAATCAAATACTTTCATTTTAAAATGTTTAGAAATACGTTCAATATCTTTATTAGTAAATATTGGACTTGTAGTTTTACAACAATTTCCGCAAGTTAAACAATCCGTTTTTTCAAACTCTTTGTCATGTAGATCTTGCATTACTACGTCTAAATTTTTAGGAGTGCGTTTCTTTAACTTCTGAAAATATTTTTTATTCTCAATAAGTTTATCTTTAGCTAACTTTGGTAATTCCTTTAAAAATTCTTCCATTTTGCAAATATAAATGATATTTATTAGTACCATTGAGAATACATTTAAAATTTAATTTTAAAAATCTAGACCAACTATTTGTATTAAAATTAATTTGATTTTATAAAATCGTATAAATTATTTGAAATTTAGTACTTTTGCAGCTTAAAATAATTTAGCAAAAATATGCACAATAGTTTAGAAATAGCTGTAAAAAAGGCTTTTAAAGAGATCTATAATACAGAAATAGAATCTGTTGAATTCCAGGCAACTAAAAAAGATTTTAAAGGTGATATAACCATAGTTGTTTTTGCCTTTTTACGATTTGTTAAAGGAAATCCAGTTGAAATTGGAACTAAAATTGGTACTTATTTAAAAGAAAATGTAGCAGAAGTTGCAGATTTTAATGTTGTTAAAGGGTTTTTAAACTTAGAAATCTCTGATTCGTTTTTTATAGAAAGCTTTAATACAATCTATAAAACCAATAATTTCGGTAAAGTAGCTACAACTAAAAATGAAAAAGCTGTTATGGTAGAATATTCTTCGCCAAACACTAACAAACCACTTCATTTAGGGCATATTAGAAATAATTTATTAGGTTATTCTGTTGCTGAAATTATAAAAGCCTCAGGTAAACAGGTTTATAAAACTCAAATTATTAACGATCGTGGAATTCATATTTGTAAAAGTATGGTCGCTTGGTTGCATTTTGGAAATGGAGAAACTCCAGAAAGTACAGGTTTAAAAGGCGATAAATTAGTTGGTAATTATTATGTTGCTTTTGATAAAGCTTATAAAAAAGAAATTGCACAACTTATTACAGAAGGAAAAACAGAAGAAGAAGCTAAAAAAGAAGCACCTCTTTTAATTGAAGCACAACAAATGCTCTTAAAATGGGAAGCTGGAGATAAAGAAGTAGTTGATTTATGGAAAACTATGAATCAATGGGTTTATGATGGTTTTGCTATAACCTATAAAGAATTAGGTGTAGATTTTGATAAAAATTATTATGAAAGTAATACCTATCTATTAGGAAAAGATATTGTAGCAGAAGGTTTAGAAAAAGGAATATTTCATAAAAAAGAAGACGGCTCTGTTTGGATAGATTTAACCGATGAAGGTTTAGATGAGAAAATTGTATTACGTGCCGATGGAACTGCTGTTTATATGACACAAGATATTGGTACTGCAATTGAACGTTTTAAAGATTTTGACCTTCAAGAGTTGGTTTATACCGTTGGAAACGAACAAGATTACCACTTTAAAGTATTATTTTTAATTTTAGATAAATTAGGATTCGATTGGGCTAAAAACTTATATCACTTATCATACGGAATGGTAGATTTACCAAATGGTAAAATGAAATCTAGAGAAGGAACTGTTGTTGATGCCGATGATTTAATGGTTGAAATGACAGATACAGCAAGAACAATCTCTCAAGAATTAGGTAAATTAGAAGGCTATTCTAACGAAGAAAAAGAAACGCTATACAAAACTATTGGTTTAGGCGCGCTTAAATATTTTATTTTAAAAGTAGACCCTAAAAAACGTATTCTATTCGACCCAGAAGAATCTGTTGATTTTGCTGGTAATACAGGTCCTTTTATTCAATATACTTATGCTAGAATACAATCTATTTTAAGAAAAGCTACCTTTGATTATACTAAAGAAATAACCACAATTAGTTTAGATCCAAAAGAACGAGAATTAATTAAACAAATACAATTATTTCCTGAAATTATTCAAAATGCAGCTCAAAATCATAGTCCTGCAATTATAGCAAATTATACATACGATTTGGTAAAAGTTTACAATTCATTTTACCAAACAGTACCAATTTTAGGCTGTGGAAATGAACAAGAAAAAATATTTAGAACACAACTATCATTCAAAGTAGCAGAAATAACAAAAACAGCATTTTCTTTATTAGGAATAAATGTTCCAGAGAGAATGTAATTTTAACAAATTATAAAAATATAAATAGTATACTGTTTAAATTATTAAGCTATTAATAAATTAAAACAAAAAATAACTAAATTTGCTGTGTAAAACCAGTAAGTACTCATAAAAATTAAAATTTAAAAACATGAAATACGATATATTAATAATTGGTAGTGGTCCTGGAGGATATGTTACAGCTATTAGAGCTTCACAACTTGGTTTTAAAGTTGGTGTGGTTGAAAAAGAAAATTTAGGTGGAATTTGCTTAAATTGGGGTTGTATTCCTACAAAGGCCTTATTAAAAAGTGCACAAGTTTATGATTATTTAAAACATGTAGATCAATATGGTTTAAAAGCTGAAGCTATTGATAAAGATTTTGATGCGGTAATAAAACGCAGTAGAAATGTTGCTGAAGGAATGAGTAAAGGTGTTCAATTTTTAATGAAAAAAAATAAAATTGATGTTATCGATGGTTTTGGAAAAATTAAAACTGGTAAAAAAGTTGATGTAACAGATGCCGATGGTAAAGTAACTGAATATAGTGCAGACCATATTATTATTGCAACTGGAGCACGCTCACGTGAGTTGCCAAACTTACCACAAGATGGTAAAAAAGTTATTGGTTATAGACAAGCAATGACGCTACCTAAACAACCTAAAAAAATGATTGTTGTTGGTTCAGGTGCTATAGGTGTTGAGTTCGCTCACTTTTATAATTCAATGGGTACCGATGTAACTATTGTAGAATTTATGCCAAATGTAGTTCCAGTTGAAGATATTGAAATTTCTAAACAATTTGAACGTTCACTAAAAAAATCTGGAATAAAAGTTATGACAAATTCTTCTGTAGAATCTGTTGATACTTCTGGTAAAGGTGTAAAAGCTGTTGTTAAAACTAAAAAAGGAGAAGAAATTTTAGAAGCTGATATTGTTTTATCTGCTGTTGGAATTAAATCTAACATAGAAAATATTGGATTAGAAGATGTTGGAATTGTTGTTGATCGTGATAAAATTTTGGTAAACGATTTCTATCAAACTAACATTCCTGGTTATTATGCAATTGGAGATGTTGTTCCTGGTCAAGCCTTAGCACATGTTGCTTCTGCTGAAGGAATTACTTGTGTTGAAAAAATTGCTGGTTTACATACCGAAAAAATTGACTACGGAAATGTTCCTGGTTGTACATATGCAACTCCAGAAATAGCTAGCGTTGGTTTAACTGAAGCTAAAGCTATTGAAGCTGGTTACGAAATTAAAGTTGGTAAATTTCCTTTCTCTGCATCTGGAAAAGCAAAAGCTGCTGGTAACCCAGAAGGATTTGTAAAAGTTATTTTTGATGCAAAATATGGAGAATGGCTAGGTTGCCATATGATTGGTGCTGGTGTTACTGATATGATTGCTGAAGCAGTTTTAGGTAGAAAATTAGAAACTACTGGACACGAAGTATTAAAAGCTATTCACCCTCACCCAACTATGAGTGAAGCTGTTATGGAAGCTGTTGCTGCAGCTTACGACGAAGTTATACACTTATAAAATATAAATTAGATACCAAAGAGGTTTTCTAAAACGTTTAAAATTTGTTAGACTGAATTTATTTCAAAAAACATTAAATAAACGCTTTTGAAAACCTCTTTTTTTATTTAGAAAAGTTAAATTTTATATAGTGAAATTATATTTTAGTATATTTGATTTTTAACTTTTAAATCAAAAAATAACTATATGAAAGCATTAAAATTACTAGTACTACTTATTTTTGTTACTACAATTTCTTGTAAAGAAGATAAACCAAAAACAAATGCTAATAATAAAGTAACCGTTAAACATTATATTTGTTTAAATGAATGTGAAAATAGTGGTTCAGATGTTCAAGGTGTTTGTCCTACTTGTAATACGCCATATACTCACAATGATGCTTTTCATAATAATGATTTTTTAAAAAATGGTCCTTTAACGGTTCCTTCAAACACTCCAACAAATACAAATACAATTACTCCACCAACACAATCACCAGCTCAAAATGCGTCTGGAGTTTATCATTATACTTGCGCTAACGGTTGTCCTGGAGGTGCTGGTTCAGCTTCTAATTGTAAATCTTGTGGTAATACACTTGAACATAATCAAGCATATCATAACATCTAATTTTTAAAATTAAAATATGGCATTTTCATTATCCAAACTTTTTAAAAACAAGCCTAAAGAAGTTCCTTCTATTCCAGAAATTATAGAAAAAATAGATTTTAAAGGAGGTACTAAATATGCTAAAAATGAAACTAATATTGTATATGCTGATGTTGAAGAATTAGGAGGTTTTCCTTACTTAAAAACTGTAATTATTGGTGACACTTCTGTAAATATTAAAAGAGTAGGCTGTACTGCAACATTTAAATTTAACAATGAATCTATTGTATTAAATTCTGACAATACAACTATAGAGTCTAATAAAATTAAAAATACAAACGTTTTTTTTACTGAAATTGATTTTGAATTAAACGAACAAGAAGCTACTAAAATTAAAGATCAAAAAGTTGTTACTTTAGAATATGGTTTCAAAAATAAAGTTACACCTTTTACACCTTTCTAATATTCTATAACAGAAAATTCTAATTTTAATGGTTCCAATGCTTTTAAAAGCATTGGTATTAAATCTGTACCTAAATCTATATAGAATTCAGAAAAATTACGTGTGCGCTCTTCTAAACTTCTGTTTGGAAATAATTCATTTTGTAACGTTTCAATTCTAGTTACTACATCAGACAATTTTCTTTTTTGAGCTTTTAACAAGCGTTTTTCTAAATTATTTAATCCTTTCAATTGCTTTTTTTCTTGTGCATGTACTGCACCAATAAAAGATTTATCGGTTTGCTCAGCTAATTCTTTTAATGCTAAAAATTGCTCTTGTAAAAACTGCTTTTGCTGTGAAAAATCTATTGAAATATCGGAAATTTCTTTTACCTTTTTATTTATTAAAACTTCTTGCTTATTAAAAATTTCTTTTAAAGTTACATTTAATTTACCCAGCTTAATCAATTGTTTTTCAGTAATTAACAATACTGAATTACGTAATAATAAAATTGGAAATGGTGTAGCAACTTTTGAAAAATAATCTTTTAACTGAAACCAATACGCTAGTTCTCCTCCTCCACCAATATAACATAAATTTGGTAAAATTGTTTCTTGATATAAGGGTCTCATAATTACGTTAGGACTAAAACGATCTGGAAAATTAGTTAGCTCTTTTAAAATATCTTGTTCAGAAAAAACAATAGATGTATTATTAATTTTATAGACATTATCTTCAAAAATAATACGTTCTCTTAAATCATCTTTTAAATAAAAAAGGTTAATTTCTCTTGGATTTACCTGAATATTATAATTTTCAGCTAATTTTTCACTTGTTTTTGAAACTGCTTTAAAAGAAGTAGCATTTAATAATTCGTCTTTAACAATTGAAGAAAATTCATGTTTAAGTTCAATAGCATCTCCATCAATAATAACCAAACCATATTCACCAAATAATTCATTTACTAAATAGCGAGTTGCATCTGTTAAATTGTGATGCTTTAAATATGCATTCTCAAATAATGATTTTATGTAATTTTCATTGATAGAATTTCCTAATTGTTTGGAAAATACATTAAAAATATCTTCAAAACCTTTGGTATTAAGTCTTCCAACAGCACCGCTACTTTCTCTATCCCAAACTACTTTTTTACCTTTAAAATTAAAATAATTAATTTCTTCAAAATCGTGATCTTCTGTTGCCATCCAATAAACTGGCACAAAATTATGTTGAGGAAATTGAGTTTTTAATTGCTTTGTTAAATTTATAGTAGATACAATTTTGTACAAAAAATACAAAGGCCCTGTAAAAATATTTAACTGATGCCCTGTTGTTATTGTAAATGTGTTATCCTTTTCTAATAATTTAATATTATTTAACGTTAAATCATTTATATCTAACTTATTGTATTGTTTAAAAAGTGATTCGGCTAAAATAGCTCTAGATTTAGATTTAAATGAAGCTTGCTTAAGCGTTATCTGATTTTTAAATCCCTCTAAATTAGGGAAGTTACCATAAAATTGAGTTAGTTTAGAATTTTTATCTAAATAATCTCCAATTAAACTTGAAAAATATCCGGTTTCTTGAAATGGAATATGATGTACTTTCATTAAATCTTAATATCTACTTTTAAAATAAGATGTGTATTTTCTTACTATAATTTAATCTAAAATTTCATTTTAGAAACTTCAGCTTTTATAAAAATTTTTATAAAAATACACAATTAATATAGTTTGTCGTTAGTACTTTAAATATCTAACATTTTTTTAACTTATTTTAAAAAAGAAAAACTGTCTAAAAATATTATTATACTTTTTTAATCATTTAAATACAATTATTTTGAAAGCTCACTTTTAATATAATCTCAATCTTATTATTTTGTATTAAAAAGATACTAAAATCAAAATAAATCCAGCGAATTATAATATGTTCTTTTTATAAAAATCACTTATTTTAGCAAATTATTACTGTACAATATGTGGTTTAAAATAAAATCCTATCTTTTATTCTTATTAAAATCTACCAATAAACATGGAATACATTCTCCTTTTGTGTACAATTTAGTAACTAATTGCTTTACTATAAAAACAGCAGCTTCAAAAAAACAAAAACTGGTTACTATTCTAAATTATTTCAAAAACAATAATATTGAAATTCCTAATATTACTAAAAAACAAGCGCTTCTCTTAATAAGAATTGTAACCTATTTTAAACCTAAATCTATTCTAGAATTGGAAACTTCTTTTGGATTTAATACTGCACTATTAAGTATAGGAAACCCAAAAGCAGCTGTTACCACTATAAAAAACAATAAAACTATTAATAAAGAAGCTGCAGCGCTTTTTAATAACATAGAACTTTTAAATATTACATTAATTAACAGTAATTTAAAAAATAAACTAATTAATAATTCGCAATTCGATTTCATTTATTTTGATAAAACCCATCAAAAAACAACATTGTTAAATAATTTTAAAGATTGTTTAGTTGCTTCACATAATAATTCTGTTTTTATTTTTAACGCTATTAATTCTTCAAAAGAACTACAAGAAGCTTGGGAAGAAATAAAAAACAACCCTAAAGTTACTATTACAATAAATACTTATTTTTATGGTATTGTTTTTTTTAGAACTGAACAAGCAAGACAACATTTTACCATACGTGTTTAAATTTAATTTTATATAAAATTAAAACCATAGTTAATACATAACTCAATACCAACTCACAACTAATATTTGTACATTTGCAATCATTTAATTTAATGCAGCATTATGAAAATATATACCAAAACTGGAGATAAAGGAAAAACATCGTTATTTGGTGGAACTAGAGTTCCTAAATACGATTTACGTATTGAGGCTTATGGAACTGTTGATGAATTAAACTCTTACATTGGATTAATTCGTGATCAAAAAATTGATGACTATACTTCTCATGTACTGATAAAAATTCAAAACGAATTATTTACTCTAGGTGCAATGTTAGCAACACCTGCTGAAAAAAAGATTTTAAAAAACGGTAAAGAACGTCTCAATATTAATAAAATAGACATTAAATCTATAGAATTATTAGAAATTGAAATTGACAATATGAACGAGACAATACCTCCAATGACAAATTTTGTTTTGCCAGGCGGACATACAACCGTGTCATTTTGTCATATATCACGTTGTATTTGTAGAAGAGCAGAGCGTATAGCCACACAATTAAGTGACGAAAGTACAATTGATGAACTAATAATTGTTTATTTAAATAGACTTTCTGACTACCTTTTTGTACTGGCACGAAAATTGATTATTGATAATAAAGCTCAAGAAATCCCTTGGATTCCTGAGAAATTATAATAAGTTCTTTTTATTAATGAAAAAAATTAAGAAATAACTTGTTTCTTTAAGTAAAAAAATTATTTTTGCAAAAATATTTAATACAAAAAAGTTATGTATTGGACACTAGAATTAGCATCGTATTTATCAGATGCACCATGGCCTGCGACAAAAGATGAGTTAATTGATTATGCTATAAGAACAGGAGCACCTTTAGAAGTTGTTGAAAATCTTCAAGAAATTGAAGATGCCGATGAAAACTTTGAATCTATTCTTGAAATTTGGCCAGATTATCCTTCCGAAGATGATTATCTCTGGAATGAAGATGAATATTAAAATATTAAAATTCAAAAAAAGTCTCGGTTGAGGCTTTTTTTTGGTTTTAAACCATAATTTAAACAAAAATTTAAGCTTTTTAAAATATAAATATTTTAAATTCGCTTACTAAATAATAATAAAAAACACCTTATTTAAAGGTTAATAAATATAAATTCATACACAAAAAATGAGTATTATAAATTCCGTACTAAAAGTATTTGTTGGAGATAAGAAAAAAAGTGATTTAAAATTGTTACGACCTATTGTAAAAAAGGTTGCAGCATTTGAAAGTGAAGTTTCTAATCTAACAAACGATCAATTAAGAGAAAAAACAGCTTATTTTAAAGACATTATTGCAAAAGCAACTAATGAATATACTTCAAAAATAAATGAGTTAAAAAAAGAAGCTCACGATGCAAATGTTGATAGAAAAGAGGAAATTTACTCTGAAATTGATGAATTAGAAGAAAGCGCGTATGAAGTTTTAGAAAAAACCCTAAATAATATAACAGCTGAAGCTTTTGCTGTTGTTAAAGAAACTGCAAAACGTTTTAAAGAAAATAAAACTATTACTGTTACAGCAACTCCTTTTGATAGAGAACTCTCTGCAACTAAAGGCAATGTAACTCTAGAAGATGATAAAGCTTTTTGGTCAAATACTTGGGATGCTCAAGGTAAACAAGTAACTTGGGATATGGTACATTACGATGTACAGCTTATTGGTGGTACTGTTTTACACCAAGGTAAAATTGCCGAAATGATGACTGGTGAAGGTAAAACATTAGTATCTACACTCCCAATTTATTTAAATGCATTGTCCGGAAAAGGTGTACACGTTGTAACTGTAAACGATTATTTAGCAAAACGTGATGCTGCTTGGATGGGACCTATATTTGAATTTCATGGTTTAAGTGTTGATTGTATAGATCACCACCAACCAAATTCAGATGCTCGAAGAAAAGCATATAATTCTGATATTACTTACGGTACAAATAACGAATTTGGTTTCGATTATTTACGTGATAATATGGCACACTCACCTGAAGAACTGGTACAACGCCCTCATAATTATGCTATTGTAGATGAGGTCGATTCTGTATTAATAGATGATGCACGTACACCTTTAATTATATCTGGTGCAACTGCTAATGCTGATAGACATGAATTTAACGAATTAAAACCAAGTGTAGATAAACTTGTATCCATTCAAAGAAATTACCTAACGGGTGTTTTAGCAGATGTTAAAAAATTAATTGCAGAAGGAAATACAAAAGACGGTAGTTTTTTATTACTTCGCGTATATAGAGGTTTACCAAAAAGTAAAGCCTTAATAAAGTTTTTAAGTCAAGAAGGTATTAAACAACTTTTACAAAAGACTGAAAACCACTATATGCAAGATAATAATCGTGAAATGCCAAAAATTGACGAGGATTTATATTTTGTAATTGATGAAAAAAACAATTCTATAGAGTTAACAGATAAAGGTATTTCTTATTTATCTGGAGACGACGGAGATGAAAACTTCTTTATTTTACCAGATTTAAGTACCGAAATTGCTGCAATTGATAGTGAAAATCTTTCCGCTGAAGAAACTGCGGCTAAAAAAGAAGAATTATATAGAGATTTTAGCATTAAAAGTGAACGAATTCATACAATGAATCAACTATTAAAAGCATATACCCTATTTGAAAAAGATGTGGAATATGTAATAATGGATGATAAAATTAAAATTGTAGATGAACAAACTGGTCGTATAATGGACGGCCGTCGTTATTCAGACGGATTACACCAAGCAATTGAAGCTAAAGAAAATGTAAAAATTGAAGCTGCAACACAAACATATGCAACCGTAACACTTCAAAATTACTTTAGAATGTACCGCAAATTAAGTGGTATGACAGGGACTGCAATTACAGAAGCTGGTGAATTTTGGGATATTTACAAATTAGATGTTGTTGAAGTACCTACAAATGTACCTTTAGTTAGAGATGATAAAGAAGATTTAATCTTTAAAACAAAAAGAGAAAAATACAATGCTGTTATTAATGAAATTGAAAAATTAGTTAATAACGGACAACCTGTTTTAGTTGGTACTACCTCTGTTGAAATTTCTGAATTATTAGGAAGAATGCTTTCTATTAGAAAGATAAAACACAATGTATTAAATGCAAAACTACATAAAAAAGAAGCAGATGTAGTTGCTGAAGCTGGTAACCCAGGAGTTGTAACTATTGCAACAAATATGGCAGGACGTGGTACAGATATTAAATTATCTGATGCTGTAAAAGCTGCTGGTGGTTTAGCTATTATTGGTACAGAACGTCACGATTCTAGACGTGTAGACCGTCAGTTACGTGGACGTGCTGGTCGTCAAGGAGATCCAGGTTTATCACAGTTTTACGTATCATTAGAAGATAATTTAATGCGTTTGTTTGGTTCTGAACGAATTGCTAAAATGATGGATAGAATGGGACTTCAAGAAGGTGAAGTTATTCAACATTCTATGATTACTAAATCTATTGAACGCGCGCAACGTAAAGTTGAAGAGAATAACTTTGGTGTTCGTAAACGTTTATTAGAATATGATGATGTTATGAACTCGCAACGTGAAGTTATATACAAACGTCGCCGACACGCATTATACGGAGAGCGCTTACAAGTAGATATTGTAAATATGGTATATGATACTTGTAGTGCAATAGTAAGAGAGAGCAAACTTGCAAACGATTATCAGAATTTTGAATTTGAATTGATTCGTTTTTCTTCTACTTCTTCTCCATTTACCGAAGAAGAATTCCAAAAACTTTCTGAACAAGAACTTACAGATCAACTTTTTGATATTGTTTACAAACACTATAAAGAAAAACTGGAAAGAAGTGCAAAAGCAGCTTATCCAGTAATTAAAGATGTGTATGAAAATCAAGGTGATAAATACGAACGTATTGTGGTGCCTTTTACTGATGGAACTAAAGAATTAAAAGTTGTAACTAATTTAAAAGAAGCCTATGAAAGTGAAGGAAAAGGCTTAGTTACAGACTTTGAAAAAAATATTACTTTAGCAATTATTGACGATACTTGGAAAGATCATCTACGTCAAATGGATGAATTAAAACAATCGGTTCAAAATGCTACTTACGAGCAAAAAGATCCTTTATTAATTTACAAATTTGAATCATTTGAATTGTTCAATCAAATGCTTGATAAAGTAAATAAAGAAGTTCTTTCATTCTTATTTAAAGGTGAATTACCATCGCAAGATGCAAATCAAGTTTCTCAAGCTAGAGAGCAAAAAAGAGAAAAAGTACAATTAAGTAAAGAAGATTATAAAAACACTTCTGAACAAACACAAACAAACCAAACCCAACAACCGCAAGTTGTAGAAACTATTGTTAGAACCGAACGCAAAATAGGTAGAAACGAAAAAGTGACTATTAAAAATGTGATGAATGGTGAAAACAAATCTGTAAAATACAAACAAGCAATTCCTTTAATTCAAAAAGGAGAATGGGTAATTGTTGAAGATTAATAAATATTGTGAATTACTGATTATTTAATTCATTTAATACTAAACGCAAATCGATGTAAGAATACTTATCATCGATTTTGTGTTTTAAATCTGAAATACTTTCAAAAGTTATTGTAGGAATTAACGCTTTTAATTCTTTATAATAACTTTTTGATATTAAATCAGTTATTTCAACTTCTTTTGAAGGAATAAAAGAAGCTAAATGTGTAGTAATTGTTTCTGCAGTAAGTCCTCTTTCATCAGCAATTTCTTGAATAGTTTTACCAGATTTAAATAATTCCAACGATATCTTTTTACTGCTTCCTTTCTTTTTTTTTCTTGAAGGTTTGTCTTCAAGAAACATGTTTTCATTAGAAATTTCAATATCATTTTCAATCCAATAATCTCCAATAACTTTTAAAATAGCTTCACCATACTTTTTTACACGTACTTTACCAAAACCTTTTATACTTAATAGT
This window encodes:
- the bshC gene encoding bacillithiol biosynthesis cysteine-adding enzyme BshC; translation: MKVHHIPFQETGYFSSLIGDYLDKNSKLTQFYGNFPNLEGFKNQITLKQASFKSKSRAILAESLFKQYNKLDINDLTLNNIKLLEKDNTFTITTGHQLNIFTGPLYFLYKIVSTINLTKQLKTQFPQHNFVPVYWMATEDHDFEEINYFNFKGKKVVWDRESSGAVGRLNTKGFEDIFNVFSKQLGNSINENYIKSLFENAYLKHHNLTDATRYLVNELFGEYGLVIIDGDAIELKHEFSSIVKDELLNATSFKAVSKTSEKLAENYNIQVNPREINLFYLKDDLRERIIFEDNVYKINNTSIVFSEQDILKELTNFPDRFSPNVIMRPLYQETILPNLCYIGGGGELAYWFQLKDYFSKVATPFPILLLRNSVLLITEKQLIKLGKLNVTLKEIFNKQEVLINKKVKEISDISIDFSQQKQFLQEQFLALKELAEQTDKSFIGAVHAQEKKQLKGLNNLEKRLLKAQKRKLSDVVTRIETLQNELFPNRSLEERTRNFSEFYIDLGTDLIPMLLKALEPLKLEFSVIEY
- a CDS encoding class I SAM-dependent methyltransferase, which translates into the protein MWFKIKSYLLFLLKSTNKHGIHSPFVYNLVTNCFTIKTAASKKQKLVTILNYFKNNNIEIPNITKKQALLLIRIVTYFKPKSILELETSFGFNTALLSIGNPKAAVTTIKNNKTINKEAAALFNNIELLNITLINSNLKNKLINNSQFDFIYFDKTHQKTTLLNNFKDCLVASHNNSVFIFNAINSSKELQEAWEEIKNNPKVTITINTYFYGIVFFRTEQARQHFTIRV
- a CDS encoding YkgJ family cysteine cluster protein, with translation MEEFLKELPKLAKDKLIENKKYFQKLKKRTPKNLDVVMQDLHDKEFEKTDCLTCGNCCKTTSPIFTNKDIERISKHFKMKVFDFTTQYLELDADNFYVLKTAPCAFLDLNDNMCMIYDVRPKACSEYPHTDRRKFIQIADLTIKNTEICPAAYNIVEALKIKLPK
- the argS gene encoding arginine--tRNA ligase; translation: MHNSLEIAVKKAFKEIYNTEIESVEFQATKKDFKGDITIVVFAFLRFVKGNPVEIGTKIGTYLKENVAEVADFNVVKGFLNLEISDSFFIESFNTIYKTNNFGKVATTKNEKAVMVEYSSPNTNKPLHLGHIRNNLLGYSVAEIIKASGKQVYKTQIINDRGIHICKSMVAWLHFGNGETPESTGLKGDKLVGNYYVAFDKAYKKEIAQLITEGKTEEEAKKEAPLLIEAQQMLLKWEAGDKEVVDLWKTMNQWVYDGFAITYKELGVDFDKNYYESNTYLLGKDIVAEGLEKGIFHKKEDGSVWIDLTDEGLDEKIVLRADGTAVYMTQDIGTAIERFKDFDLQELVYTVGNEQDYHFKVLFLILDKLGFDWAKNLYHLSYGMVDLPNGKMKSREGTVVDADDLMVEMTDTARTISQELGKLEGYSNEEKETLYKTIGLGALKYFILKVDPKKRILFDPEESVDFAGNTGPFIQYTYARIQSILRKATFDYTKEITTISLDPKERELIKQIQLFPEIIQNAAQNHSPAIIANYTYDLVKVYNSFYQTVPILGCGNEQEKIFRTQLSFKVAEITKTAFSLLGINVPERM
- the lpdA gene encoding dihydrolipoyl dehydrogenase, with product MKYDILIIGSGPGGYVTAIRASQLGFKVGVVEKENLGGICLNWGCIPTKALLKSAQVYDYLKHVDQYGLKAEAIDKDFDAVIKRSRNVAEGMSKGVQFLMKKNKIDVIDGFGKIKTGKKVDVTDADGKVTEYSADHIIIATGARSRELPNLPQDGKKVIGYRQAMTLPKQPKKMIVVGSGAIGVEFAHFYNSMGTDVTIVEFMPNVVPVEDIEISKQFERSLKKSGIKVMTNSSVESVDTSGKGVKAVVKTKKGEEILEADIVLSAVGIKSNIENIGLEDVGIVVDRDKILVNDFYQTNIPGYYAIGDVVPGQALAHVASAEGITCVEKIAGLHTEKIDYGNVPGCTYATPEIASVGLTEAKAIEAGYEIKVGKFPFSASGKAKAAGNPEGFVKVIFDAKYGEWLGCHMIGAGVTDMIAEAVLGRKLETTGHEVLKAIHPHPTMSEAVMEAVAAAYDEVIHL